In Aestuariibaculum lutulentum, one DNA window encodes the following:
- a CDS encoding response regulator, which produces MNNVLNILLIEDDAIEVMKLNRAISSLNLNHNIIEAHNGEDALIFLEQKNNLPDIILLDLNMPKINGIEFLTILKNNDVLRYVPTIVLTTSSNQKDLLECYKIGIAGYVLKPLKYDEYVLKIESLLKYWSMNELIRV; this is translated from the coding sequence ATGAACAACGTGTTAAACATATTACTTATTGAAGACGATGCCATCGAGGTGATGAAATTGAATAGGGCAATTTCGTCTTTAAATCTAAATCATAATATTATAGAAGCGCATAACGGAGAAGATGCGCTTATTTTTTTAGAACAAAAAAATAATCTTCCAGACATTATTTTGTTAGACTTAAATATGCCGAAAATAAACGGTATTGAGTTTTTAACTATTCTTAAAAATAATGATGTTTTAAGGTATGTTCCTACTATTGTTCTAACCACGTCAAGTAATCAAAAAGATTTGTTAGAATGCTATAAAATTGGCATCGCAGGATATGTTTTAAAGCCGTTAAAGTACGACGAGTATGTTTTAAAAATTGAAAGCTTATTGAAATACTGGAGCATGAATGAGCTTATCAGGGTTTAA